The Oryzias latipes chromosome 16, ASM223467v1 genomic sequence TAAGCACTGTCCTTCTCTCCGTCAGCTCCACAGCCTGCTCTGCATAGGTTTCAATGTTGCCATCACATCCATCCGATCCAAATCCAATTCTGGCACCACTCAAGCCACCTTTGCCTCCACCAATTTTTCCCATTTCTTTCGAATCTGGTAAAGTAGTTCCATCTCCAAGGTTTTTCCCAACACCTGTAACACCATGTCCTTTTTCAGGGCCATGACCTGTCCCTGTCAGGCTTATCATGCCACCAGCTAAGCCGGCAGTATCACCACCTACTGCAACTCCAGTGATGCCACCTTCAGTGTTGAATCCAGACTTTCCCAAATGAATGGTAGCAGGATCCAGGTCAGCCCTAACGCCCAAACCTCCAGCATGAGCACCAAGACCTCCAGCCTGAGCACCCAAACCTCCAGCCCCAACGCCCAAACCTCCAACCCCAACACTCAGACCTCCAGCCTGAGCACCCAAACCTCCAGCCTGAGCACCAAGACCCCCAGCTTGAGCACCAAGACCTCCAGCCTGAGCACCCAAACCTCCAGCCTGAGCACCAAGACTTCCAGCCCCAACGCCCAAACCTCCAACCCCAACACTCAGACCTCCAACCCCAAGACTCAGACCTCCAGCCTGAGCACCCAAACCTCCATCCTGAGCACCAAGACCTCCAGCCTGAGCACCCAAACCTCCAGCCTGAGCACCAAGACCTCCAGCCTGAGCACCCAAACCTCCAGCCTGAGCACCAAGACTTCCAGCCCCAACGCCCAAATCTCCAACCCCAACACTCAGACCTCCAACCCCAAGACTCAGACCTCCAGCCTGAGCACCCAAACCTCCAGCCTGAGCACCAAGACCTCCAGCCCCAACACTCAGACCTCCATCCTGAGCACCAAGACCTCCAGCCTGAGCACCTAAACCTCCAGCCTGAGCACCAAGACCTCCAGCCCCAACACTCAGACCCCCAGCCCCAACACTCAGACCTCCATCCTGAGCACCAAGACCTCCAGCCTGAGCACCTAAACCTCCAGCCTGAGCACCAAGACCTCCAGCCCCAACACTCAGACCCCCAGCCCCAACACTCAGACCTCCATCCTGAGCACCAAGACCTCCAGCCTGAGCACCTAAACCTCCAGCCTGAGCACCAAGACCTCCAGCCCCAACACTCAGACCCCCAGCCCCAACACTCAGACCTCCATCCTGAGCACCAAGACCTCCAGCCTGAGCAACAAGACCTCCAGCCTGAGCAACAAGACCTCCAGCCCCAACACTACCACCAGTATCCATACTCCCAGTTGTTGCTCTGACATCTTCGGTGGCAAATTCATGACTACCAATCCTCATCTCCCCACCTGCTTTAGTCAAAATATCCCTCCGGCCATTGTAACCTTGAGAATCTGTTCTATCATTAAGGCCATCAATGTCAGTTGCAGCTGCCAATCCTCTCGTAGCTTTGCCTCTACTCATGCCTAGGTCCCCCCTTACGCCTCCAATGCCATCTCTACTACCTCCCATCGGACCCCCACCCGTTCCACCTACACCGTCCATGCTTCCTCCACTGAGGCTCACACCAGCACCAACAGCACTCATGCTACAGCTGGTAAGAGACAAGGTTTGTATCATGCTGGAGAGCCGCAGGTCTTCACCCTCGACCAGTTTCCTGCAAGATAAACAGGAAAAGTCATGTTTCATTACTTTGTAAACAAATGACAGGGAACTACCTTTACAGCTGCTATTCATCCACCTGTAAGTTGTGATTTCGATCTCCAGAGCCATCTTGACATTCAGTAGTTCCTGGTACTCACGCAGGTGCAGTGCAATTTTCTCCTTGGTGGATTTTAGCTCAAGCTGAAGGGCTTCAATTCGAGCCTGTgagttaagaaaataaatccaataaCCCAGTTAATGAGAATATAGGCCCACAACAACTGCTTTTGATTTGATCTGGTGTGTCCTTGAAGACATCAAGAGGTCAGCCGTACCTGCAAGTCTTCCAGTTCCTTCTTGTACTTTTCTTGCCTCTCTCGAATCTGGGCTTCAAGAGCTTCATTTTTAGTCCTCATGGAATCCAAGTCACGTTCTTTATTTTGGATCTGAGggcaatgttttcattttttgtaaatccTTTGTTGcccatatttgttttttgtactaATCTTTTGTCATAATAAATACTTACATCTTTTTTAGCACCAGCTATTTCTTCTCGAATGCTTCGAACCCTGTCAACGTGCTTTGAAGTCTTTTGGGTTAAATCttcaaacttgtttttgtaCCATGAATCCATCTCCTAATATTGAAAAAGCCTGTTGATGATCACACTTCTGACAGTTTTTCTTGTACTCGTAAGCTTCATTACCTGATCACATTTTTACCTGGAGATTTTTAGCAGCAATGTCATCATACTGAGTTTGGATTTGCTTCAACGCAGCAGCCAGATCAGGAAGATCAAACAGACTCTGAGCTGAAACGTGAGCTGAGTAAATCTGTTTCATGAGCTCCTCAAtttcctgtgcagaaacaaagtTCGGGCGTCATCTAAGTGTGCGTAAACCCAACAGTGGTTTCTAGCAACAACATGCACCTGCTGATGGATCCGCTTCAAGAACTCCATCTCCACCtccagctgctccagcttcttctcCAAGGTGATGCGTGAGGATGTGGCTTTATCAACATCCTAAAAAGAGTTTGGTGTCTTTTTATCTGCATGTTATCGGTAACCGAACACTGAATGAGAAAATGGCACCCACTGGACGGAAAGCCTCAATATCAAGCTCCGCCTTCTTCCTCATCTCGACCGCCTCCTCATATTTGCTTTTGACTGCCTCTAGGTGAGCAGTTGTGGACTCCTTAGCAGCAAAGGAAACGTCCTGAAAACCAAGAAACCAGAAGTAATAACCTTTCTGTTCAATTTAAAGGTGAGTGCAAGGATGTGTGAAAAATGTGGATAAGCCCCTTTTGCATTCCGGCTACActcctctgtgtgtttgtgacagTGCCTGCAAATGTGCAATTAAGTCATCTCATCTGTGCATAAAACATAGCTGATGACAGCTGTACTCCACAACACCTCAGCAGACTGAGGCACCTCTCAGTGTGCCTGCTAGAAATGAGCCTGTTACCAGATAGAAAACCTTGAAAACACCAAGTTGACGTTTTGTATCGTTGCTAGGCTGAATTTCCCAGATCAGTGGGGCGTAAAACATCACGCCCTACTGAGTATggatgtaaaaaagaaacagaggaGATGAAGCCGGGGGAATCTGTCTGCCTCACCCGCTGCACTCTCATCTGGTCGGCAATTTttttcagctccttcagctgtTGTTCGTACAGCAGGCGCAGACCGCTTGGCTTTGCAAAGCGGCTCTGGTAGGCTTCAATCTCTGCTTCCAGTAACTTGTTTTGCTGCTCAAGTGATCGAAcctgtgaccaaaaaaaaagatctgatccCATTTCTCTGCTTTACctcttaaagaaaaatatcagaagcTGCTTTTACATTTATCTTCTGCATTAAATTTGGATTACCTTGTCAATGTAAACGGCCAATCTGTCATTGAGGACGACCATTTCCTGCCTTTCATTTGAACGAGTGCTGAGGAACTCCTGGTTCTCTGCTGCAGCTACATCCAGATCTATGGGCCGCTCTCCACTGGGCCCCACGCACAGCATGGCCCCAGCGCCCACTCTATGAACACAAACTCACGCACATAAATAGGAAGCATTGGGGGGGGGCATCTTGAAACAATGCCTTAAGGACAATACAGTAGTGTGGAGAGCTAAAGCACTCACCCAACAGCAGACACACGTGACCTGCGGGCAGCAGAGACTGTACGCCGTCCCACTGACTCCACACGCACTGCCCCAGGCCTCGCAGAGTACACGGAGGAGGCATGACGGGACTGTCTCCTGGTTGGGGAAGGGCTGCACACCCTGACCTGGTaggctgagctgctgctgtctTCAAAGTGACGGCGATAGGATGAAATCCTCTCCGGGCTGTGACTCATTGCAGCTGTCTGTGTGCTTTGTGGATGTCTGAAGGGAATATTTAGGCGCCTCTCTGCCTGATATGGTTTTGTGgctgtcctttttctttttcccttgcTCACAGAACCACTTTCAGGTTTTATACCCCCCAGTTGTTTGCCAGGCCGCCCACTCATGAGGCAGCACCTGTGGAATCTCGAGCCCTTGCACCAAATCAAGTTGATCTGACTTGTGTCAGTAGCTTGTGAGGAGCAGGGCAGGATTGCAGTATCCGTGTCTCCTCATCCTCTCCGGTTACACACTCGGGTCACATATCCGCCCGTCTtttaatgcttttcttttcataCTGACTTGGTGTCCAGCAGAAAAAGGAGCAGGCAGGCTGGAAACGGGCAGTCTCTCATGCCAGTAGGTGCAGCTCTGATGTAATCTGCTCTGATGGGACAAAGGACTTTAATTGAACATTGAGCAGAAGCTAGAGGGTGACCTGATAACGCTGCGGCTGCAAAGAGGCAAAATTTGACGTAAATTAGTACTTATTAGTCTGGTCTGCTTTCAACATATTAAAATTAGACTATGcaaaaaaggaaactgaaatgaactgcttcagagaagaaaaggaTGTGCTGAATGGGGGGGATTACTGTCTGGAGTTTACGGTTGGTGTGGCACAGTGATAAGAGGTCAAATAACAAACctttttattgacatttaaagCCTTTCAttactgtaaaaactaaatacCAGCATTTTTAAACTTCAATTTGGGAGATAATACTCAAGTTTCGACACAAAAAAGGAAGTTTGTGCTCAGAGCATAACAAGTGAAAGTCATTTTTCAGTTATTGTTTCTCCTCTTGATGGATGAAGCCATGCTGTCATTCCTTTTTGTTGACCTCACATCTGACAGCAGCGTGGCACTTTTGGAGAGAGATGGAATCTTTTCATTGTGTGAACAAACATGTCTGTTCCAACCAGcttctttccatttttcagCCACACAGGGCTGTTCGTCATCAGGATATTCTCCGCTGGAGCACATTTATGATGCCGTCATTAGTAACCATTTTGCTCTGATTTTAAACACTAATAAGAAACCGTGAGATAACTGATGGATCTTTATCAAAACAggttaaaatgtgtaaaaccaAAGTAAGATAATAGAGAAAACATGGAAACTAGTTAAATatgtaacagaaacaaaacaaaaaatcgaAATGACCACTAACATTAATCAAGCACTGCTTTACtcaaatttgacaaataaaaaacatttttatttattttttacgttTGAACAATATTGTGGTTTTCTTGTAATATTATGATGTCCTGTATTTCttcataaaacaaacaacattttattaaaaaaataaacctaaatgGGATGTCTGCTGCAAAAATATATTGtcaacaattatttaaaaatatgtagataTATATTGTaattaaagtcaaataaaaaaatgtgttttattgacAAGGATTCTCTCCACATTAAACATGTGCTTTACTGTCACTTTGCAAAACcaatttgttccttttttgaacaaatgttttttttttactaaagcggtatcattaaaaatgtagttttaatacAAATTGATTGATAGCATTATTATAATGTAGTTATTTAGTGGTTGTAAAGCTACAAATGCCTTTAGATAAATAAAGTCATCAAAAACTAGTTATTTTGTATGGTGATGACATTTTTTCCCATCATGCTCTGGGTCAATATGCCTGCAGACATAAGTGTCACTAAATTGTATCCAAACACATCCCAGATGGGATCTGGTACGCTCTCATTAGTGTTATGTTTCTCCATACAGTTGCTGCGGTGGAAGAAGGCTCTTTTCGCCATGAATGAAGTCGTGTGCTTGGCTTGTTATTTGCCCCCAAGGCAGCTGGAAAGTATGAGGTGCATCCTTCCTGCTTGTTCACTTTAGCATATTAGTCACAACCATTGAGGGTCTTCCTTAGGAATAtggtaaaaaaggtttttctgtttattcttcATCTTGAGAAGATAGAAAGTatgttctctctctctctctctctctctctctctctctctctctctctctctatatatatgtatatttataaacttttttaaagattgatgaggttttaataattgtttttttcatgactaACGTATCTAACATGACTTGCGAGTAAAGTTGCACCATGACGTTGGAATGATAAACAATTTCTACAACTATTATCCAGATGAgcacattttaaatgtgttttctgttaTTACAAATACAGGCAAAACAAAATTGTACAAGCTAAGAAAACGCCCCGTTCATGTTTAAGTTCATTTATTCTTCTTACTTCATGTTTGCAGCAGGATTTCGCTGCACAATATCAGTGTTTATGCCCTAACAACGAGGACAGCAGCTCAGAGTGAGCAGAAATAGCGTCAGCTTGTTTATGGGGGTCGTTTGCTCGTGCCAGGGAAAAGTCATGACGGGGTCAGTGTCCTTCCACTGACAATGACTCAGAATCAGCAAGCTGCTTTGAAACTTTGAGATAAAGACTGATAAGAATTTGGAGCAAACTGACATGGTTGATGCTGTTTGGACTCTCAGCTGAGGCTGTAAAGCTCGGGTGAAATAAAGAGCAAAGTTTGCAGCTCAGCAGTGGAAGCATTCTTCTCTGCTGAAAACAATAACCATGACCACTGATGAAGCAACCTGTTAATGTTCCTTTGAGGGTCAGTGGCAAATTCAAACGGAGACTCAGTGGCCATTAGACACAGCCCTTCAACACAGTAGATCATCCCTGCGCCTGTCAGCTCACCAGCCATCCCTCTGTCTATTTTAATCCCACATATTCACCAAATGAGTGGTCTCTGAGGTCATTTCTGCAGGACGCACCTTCAACCAgtacaaataaagaaacagtatttttatggataaaaacacaagttttattttgaaattattgtaGCAGCAAATGTTATCTATTTACAAACGTAttcctcaaaaacaaaattaaaagagGATTAATCAACTCTCTGCAAAACAAACCCATCATTGTACATAAAAGGTGAAAACCATTCTGCACTTTCTCCACTCTAGCAATCACTCAGTATTTTAAGGAGTTATGAATTTCAGCTGATAAACAGTTTTCAAGTCACTTGAAGgaatattgcatttttttgcagtttttttttagccctGCTTTTGTACTAAAGCTGAacttaaataacacaaaaccAAGGAAACACTTAAACCGCTGTAAGGCTGCCACTTGAAGGTTAAAAGCACAGACAAGTGGGGACTTAGACGGGAAGGAGAAATCTTTCACTGGTGCCATGAACCAATCAGAGTGTTCACTTGAGATAAGGAAATCATTTTCCAGGCATGACTTGGATTTCTTTCAACCAGCAGAGCTGCCGTTAGTGCTACTACTCAGTAGTGTTGTTCCAAACGATTTAATTACCGGTACTTCATATAAACTTTTTGTTATGGCTGCAAGCTTCCATCTTGATGAAATCTGAAGCTGATTAGtgaaaaacttacaaaaaaatgtggaaaagtgcttcatttaaaaaacctgGTATGGAGTGTGCAAACTAAGCTCTGTTCGGCTCTCATTAGTTAAGGGTCAATGgtcgacgaagtgtgcattattggAAATTAATGCacaccgtggaagcctgaaccgtcctccGCAAAGTTGCTTCAGCGAAGAGAGTTGATTTtttataatgcacacttcgaaaaaaatcaatgaaagtcctgttatctgtcacacacctaagtgtgtgaaatttgttctccgcatttgaccaatcTCCTGGGGGaggggtgagctgcagacacagccgcttGGGAACAATttagtggtttaaccccccaatccaaccccttaatgctgagtgtcaagcagggtgGCATTAGGTCCCATTTTTGGAGTCTTTGGtgtgactcggcctggatttgaactcatgaccttccagtcactgggcagacactctaccacaaggccattATCCCACTTGTACCATGGTCtcttacaaaagaaattcaaccattttttactgcttcattcttattattttttcctttttcgaACGCTTTCTTAACTAAAAGTGGAATATTTGCTACGTGGTGTGGCGCGTTGACCTGGGCTGCAGCGACAAAAGAAAGCCATATACATGCTGATGGTTAAACAAACCATCggatcagagagaaagttcctCTTACCActtctttttgtccagatgatgaagcaaaagtttgtttttttaaagaagccggtgcAGTAATCtagaacatttaagctttgtgaccagaacttctttttagaCGTGCATTATCattgtgcattatcactttttgatgcacacccagcagtcagaatcaagtattcaccaggaccatggtataatgggGTATTAAGTACTATGGGGGACAAAGTTGTAAGGAAGTGCACAAAAAATCAGTTAAATTGGCCTTTAATCACAGGCATCAAACTGCAGTCCTAAAAGGTTTCCTGCTTGAGCTCTAACTAACGCTGCTTCTGTTGTCTCCTATGGCCAAAACGCACCTGGCTCAGGTAATCTGCATCAGGCAGAGTGTGGCTGTTTGtgaaaccagcaggacaccggccatcgaggcctggagtttgacacacctgcacttcatgaaagaaacaaatgttCAGGGATTGCTGGAAACAAAGCAGTTTATAGCTATTTCTTGATAATCATGTCGTGCTTAATGAGTTGTAAATGTTGGCTTTTCTAACTTTAGGAACTTTTCCAatcacactttaaaaaaaatcctccagaACAAGGATCAAACTAAAATCTAGACAAatgaaaatctgctttttctgtaacatttTTGACATGCTCTTTAGAATATAACAATTAATAGAGATCTCCAAGATGTCCCATGTGGAAAAAAGAGCCGCCTACTCGTTTGAGGAGTTTAAAAGACACAAGACtcctgaagccctgaagctgaTAAGCTTCAGCTTATTGATGAGCTAAGCAGTGTCCTGCACCTCCATCAGCAACAGCAACCCTGGCAGGAAGGAAGGCTTTTCCCTGCAGTCATGTAGCAGAGACTTAAAGAAGCTGCGAAGAACGGTGTGGCTGCTTTTGGAGGGGAAGACGCCTCATCTTCTGCTGTTGATGTGTCCTGCCTGAATAAACGACATCCGTTTCCAAAATCAGTGGGTCACTTCAGATCTTCACGTTCAGCCCAGCCTTGCCATCCATCTGGGTAATGCTGGGCGCTGAAACagaaccaggaaaaaaaatctcaaccaAAAGGTAGCTTTTAGAAACATTCTATTAGTATTTTAGGACTAAGAAACTCAAATCTATTTGTACATAAAAAGCCTCCAAGAACTAGGATTGAGGTTTTGTCTGTCTCACTCTTTAAATCCCAACGAGGCAGCTGTGTCGAGAGCGGCTTTGCTCCTGATGCCCGCCAAGCACAGGAACACGATGTTGTCCCTCCGGCGAGGCATTTCAGCACCAAACTTTTCTCTGAAGTCTTCTGGACTCAGCTGGAGAGCAGTGTTGACTTGACCCACTGGTGTAGTGAAACAAAGACAGGTCAAGGGTTTCAACTATGTCACTGACTTACTGTGTCTCATGATGAGCAGAACCTAATCAACAATGTCTATAGCTGCATGATGGATATGGAATTGGGGACGCCAAAAACCATTCTGAACTGCTCAAACTACAACTTTGATAAATGATCAGAAACATCCTTCATGGAACTGAAACTAAACAAATAAtctaaagttctttttttctgattctgtaATATAATACTGTATGAAATATGTCCTTCCGGTGTCGTAGAACCAGTGCTGATGTACTGTGCGAGTGTTTGGTTTGCTGCTAGTTGGGCTTCAGACAAGAAGGCCCTGCATTTATTATCGTCTTATGATCCTTAATGCACCTCAGCATGGTTACATTTCATTACGGTCCTTGTATTATGGCAATAAAGCTTTCTCTGTATTTGAAATACATTTCTATTGTAGTTATGGTCATAAAGTACATGAGCCTATTAGATCAGATGAGATCACGTGGATAAAAGTGTTGTTCTTTATTTAGAAATTACGTCCACATCAGCAAATAATTTTTAGCTTTATGCAAGtgagtttgtttcttttgtttttaagacaCGCAGGGTTTTAGAAGGTAGGttaataaagttaaataaaaatcaaatagaaaggttttctgttcttaaaatgttttaaataaataaattcatccTTGTTTAATTATACATGGAAACATGCTGTTAGCTTGATTTTTATACTGTTATGATCGGTCAAAACTGTTCAGAAAATAATATATTTCTATGAACACACGCTGTTGAATATTTGATTGTGTTTCTGTCCAGCGGCTCTGTGCTGTtgtgtagttgtttttttattcagaacaCAGGTGACATACAGTAAAAAGCAAAGAACAGTAAACTGTACATCAATTGAAGTAAACACCAGAGGGGacacatacacaaaaataaacttatattaaattataaagctgggcaaaatgacatgttttaactgcttttttgtttgtactgggAGAAATGGAATGTTACTAAAACCTAATTTGGGctgatcaataaaaataaaaaaattggaattttaTTGCTAAATTTAGTTTTATGAATATAATACTTAAGTTAGTAAAATCAGcagatttattaaataaaatttagacGAAAGTTTCTGATCATAATTAATGAAACCAAGATGtttttccaatgttaaagtaaaatttgtATAAATTTTAGTTTGGATCAGATTTGTTAATGTGTCTCAAGTGCTGCCGTGTTGTTTTAAATGATGCTGCGTGCGTCCTTACAAATAAgtgtatttttatgtttcagaGCAAGACTTACGGGGGACGTTCACGGACCCTGGGATAAAGCCATACTCCCTGAGCTCCCACGGCTCCCGGACGTCTATCACCACCGCGTTCCCGTCATTCAGGCGCTGCTTTAGCTGCTCGTAACTGACCTCAGTGCTCAGCGGCTCTGAACTGTACCCGCGGAGCTGCAACTCGGtgcctgaaaacaaaacaaagtaaacTTGACGATctcttaaaaacacacacaacgaGTCACATGATAAGCAGATGTCAGTCTTGAGACCTTGGCGACTGTTGTAAAAGACGGGCACACAGCTTCGCCCTACCGGGACAGAAGCTCTCCACGGGACAGAACTATCCCACAAAAGTCGAGGGACAACCCCAACAAACCTCCAACATCCCCTGAACG encodes the following:
- the LOC101160190 gene encoding desmin isoform X10, which codes for MSHSPERISSYRRHFEDSSSSAYQVRVCSPSPTRRQSRHASSVYSARPGAVRVESVGRRTVSAARRSRVSAVGVGAGAMLCVGPSGERPIDLDVAAAENQEFLSTRSNERQEMVVLNDRLAVYIDKVRSLEQQNKLLEAEIEAYQSRFAKPSGLRLLYEQQLKELKKIADQMRVQRDVSFAAKESTTAHLEAVKSKYEEAVEMRKKAELDIEAFRPDVDKATSSRITLEKKLEQLEVEMEFLKRIHQQEIEELMKQIYSAHVSAQSLFDLPDLAAALKQIQTQYDDIAAKNLQEMDSWYKNKFEDLTQKTSKHVDRVRSIREEIAGAKKDIQNKERDLDSMRTKNEALEAQIRERQEKYKKELEDLQARIEALQLELKSTKEKIALHLREYQELLNVKMALEIEITTYRKLVEGEDLRLSSMIQTLSLTSCSMSAVGAGVSLSGGSMDGVGGTGGGPMGGSRDGIGGVRGDLGMSRGKATRGLAAATDIDGLNDRTDSQGYNGRRDILTKAGGEMRIGSHEFATEDVRATTGSMDTGGSVGAGGLVAQAGGLVAQAGGLGAQDGGLSVGAGGLSVGAGGLGAQAGGLGAQAGGLSLGVGGLSVGVGGLGVGAGSLGAQAGGLGAQAGGLGAHAGGLGVRADLDPATIHLGKSGFNTEGGITGVAVGGDTAGLAGGMISLTGTGHGPEKGHGVTGVGKNLGDGTTLPDSKEMGKIGGGKGGLSGARIGFGSDGCDGNIETYAEQAVELTERRTVLIRTIKKEDDVLEMDHQEQTYTITGAAGDSDAE
- the LOC101160190 gene encoding keratin, type II cytoskeletal 1 isoform X8, with product MSHSPERISSYRRHFEDSSSSAYQVRVCSPSPTRRQSRHASSVYSARPGAVRVESVGRRTVSAARRSRVSAVGVGAGAMLCVGPSGERPIDLDVAAAENQEFLSTRSNERQEMVVLNDRLAVYIDKVRSLEQQNKLLEAEIEAYQSRFAKPSGLRLLYEQQLKELKKIADQMRVQRDVSFAAKESTTAHLEAVKSKYEEAVEMRKKAELDIEAFRPDVDKATSSRITLEKKLEQLEVEMEFLKRIHQQEIEELMKQIYSAHVSAQSLFDLPDLAAALKQIQTQYDDIAAKNLQEMDSWYKNKFEDLTQKTSKHVDRVRSIREEIAGAKKDIQNKERDLDSMRTKNEALEAQIRERQEKYKKELEDLQARIEALQLELKSTKEKIALHLREYQELLNVKMALEIEITTYRKLVEGEDLRLSSMIQTLSLTSCSMSAVGAGVSLSGGSMDGVGGTGGGPMGGSRDGIGGVRGDLGMSRGKATRGLAAATDIDGLNDRTDSQGYNGRRDILTKAGGEMRIGSHEFATEDVRATTGSMDTGGSVGAGGLVAQAGGLGAQDGGLSVGAGGLSVGAGGLGAQAGGLGAQAGGLGAQDGGLSVGAGGLSVGAGGLGAQAGGLGAQAGGLGAQDGGLSVGAGGLGAQAGGLGAQAGGLSLGVGGLSVGAGGLGAQAGGLGAQAGGLGAQDGGLSVGVGGLGVGAGSLGAQAGGLGAQAGGLGAQAGGLGAQAGGLGAQAGGLSVGVGGLGVGAGGLGAQAGGLGAHAGGLGVRADLDPATIHLGKSGFNTEGGITGVAVGGDTAGLAGGMISLTGTGHGPEKGHGVTGVGKNLGDGTTLPDSKEMGKIGGGKGGLSGARIGFGSDGCDGNIETYAEQAVELTERRTVLIRTIKKEDDVLEMDHQEQTYTITGAAGDSDAE